The following proteins come from a genomic window of Streptomyces liliiviolaceus:
- a CDS encoding DUF6230 family protein, whose protein sequence is MESQVRGGTRWKRFAVVMVPSVAATACIGIALAQGALAASFSVSGQSFKVTADQLVGTGFSQYGAIDQGYTLKGDKTAHPVAVSAFKSASITNMCQSVVTPDIPLLGSVSLTLKAGGGSKPVEAENLYIDVEDLSANATFTNIDIGVAAKDASKGPGIAKGDQANPYGFAQQAEKAVLTDVKQTAWATTAGTFKLSGLKMSLSKGVKECY, encoded by the coding sequence ATGGAGTCCCAGGTGCGTGGCGGGACCAGATGGAAGCGGTTCGCCGTCGTCATGGTGCCCAGCGTGGCCGCCACGGCGTGCATAGGCATCGCACTGGCACAAGGCGCTCTCGCCGCGTCGTTCAGCGTGTCGGGTCAGTCGTTCAAGGTGACGGCTGACCAGTTGGTCGGCACCGGCTTCTCGCAGTACGGAGCCATCGACCAGGGGTACACGCTCAAGGGCGACAAGACGGCGCACCCGGTCGCGGTGTCGGCGTTCAAGTCCGCCTCGATCACGAACATGTGCCAGTCCGTGGTCACCCCGGACATCCCGCTGCTCGGGTCGGTCAGCCTGACCCTCAAGGCGGGCGGCGGCAGCAAGCCGGTAGAGGCCGAGAACCTCTACATCGACGTCGAGGACCTCTCGGCCAACGCGACCTTCACCAACATCGACATCGGTGTTGCGGCCAAGGACGCGAGCAAGGGTCCGGGAATCGCCAAGGGTGACCAGGCGAACCCCTACGGCTTCGCGCAGCAGGCCGAGAAGGCCGTGCTGACCGACGTGAAGCAGACGGCGTGGGCGACCACCGCCGGCACCTTCAAGCTCAGCGGTCTGAAGATGTCGCTGTCCAAGGGTGTCAAGGAGTGCTACTAA
- a CDS encoding TetR/AcrR family transcriptional regulator, translating into MQSRSSAPRTGRTGRPRSAEADEAILAATRAALVELGWSGLTLGDVATRAGVAKTTLYRRWAGKNELVVDAVAVLFDELELPDRGSLAADVEGVVLQFAGLLERPETKTALMAVVAESTSDAVLRDRIRSSIVDRQKRLVTEGRARAQARGELPTESDPETAARGSDLIFDVIAGAVVHRCLVSSKPVDTDWARDFTRLLLSGLTAISPA; encoded by the coding sequence ATGCAAAGTCGCAGTTCCGCACCCCGTACGGGCCGTACGGGACGTCCGCGCAGCGCCGAGGCCGACGAGGCGATCCTGGCGGCGACGCGTGCGGCCCTCGTGGAACTGGGCTGGTCGGGACTGACACTGGGCGATGTGGCCACCCGCGCGGGTGTCGCGAAAACGACCCTCTACCGGCGCTGGGCGGGCAAGAACGAGCTGGTGGTCGACGCGGTGGCGGTGCTCTTCGACGAGCTCGAACTGCCCGACCGGGGCAGCCTCGCCGCCGACGTGGAGGGCGTGGTCCTGCAGTTCGCCGGGCTGCTGGAGCGGCCGGAGACCAAGACCGCGCTGATGGCGGTGGTCGCCGAGTCGACCAGTGACGCCGTTCTGCGCGACCGTATCCGCTCGTCGATCGTCGACCGCCAGAAACGTCTCGTCACGGAGGGACGCGCCCGCGCGCAGGCCCGGGGGGAGTTGCCGACGGAGAGCGACCCGGAGACGGCCGCCCGCGGCTCGGACCTCATCTTCGACGTGATCGCCGGCGCGGTCGTGCACCGCTGCCTGGTGAGTTCGAAGCCCGTCGACACGGACTGGGCCCGCGACTTCACCCGCCTCCTGCTGAGCGGGCTGACCGCGATCTCACCGGCCTGA
- the pyk gene encoding pyruvate kinase: MRRSKIVCTLGPAVDSHEQLVSLIEAGMNVARFNFSHGSHAEHQGRYERVRSAARETGRAIGVLADLQGPKIRLETFAEGPVELERGDEFTITTEDVPGDKSICGTTYKGLPGDVSKGDQVLINDGNVELRVVEVDGPNVKTIVIEGGVISDHKGINLPGTAVNVPALSEKDVDDLRFALQMGCDLVALSFVRDAHDVNDVHKVMDEEGRRVPVIAKVEKPQAVENMEAVVAAFDGVMVARGDLAVEYPLERVPMVQKRLVELCRRNAKPVIVATQMMESMITNSRPTRAEASDVANAILDGADAVMLSAESSVGAYPIETVKTMSKIVVAAEEELLSKGLQPLVPGKKPRTQGGSVARAACEIADFLGGKGLVAFTKSGDTARRLSRYRAAQPIQAFTTDEGTRNQLALSWGVESHVVPFVHSTDEMVELVDSELRKLNRFSDGDIVVMTAGSPPGVTGTTNMVRVHHLGG, translated from the coding sequence ATGCGCCGTTCCAAAATCGTCTGCACACTCGGTCCCGCCGTCGACTCCCACGAACAGCTCGTCTCGCTGATCGAGGCCGGCATGAACGTGGCCCGTTTCAACTTCAGCCACGGCTCCCACGCCGAGCACCAGGGCCGCTACGAGCGGGTCCGCTCCGCCGCCCGGGAGACCGGCCGCGCCATCGGCGTCCTGGCCGACCTCCAGGGCCCGAAGATCCGGCTGGAGACCTTCGCCGAGGGCCCCGTCGAGCTGGAGCGCGGTGACGAGTTCACCATCACGACCGAGGACGTCCCGGGCGACAAGTCGATCTGCGGCACCACCTACAAGGGTCTGCCGGGCGACGTCTCCAAGGGCGACCAGGTCCTGATCAATGACGGCAACGTCGAGCTGCGGGTCGTCGAGGTCGACGGCCCGAACGTGAAGACGATCGTCATCGAGGGCGGCGTCATCTCGGACCACAAGGGCATCAACCTGCCCGGTACGGCCGTGAACGTGCCGGCGCTGTCCGAGAAGGACGTCGACGACCTGCGCTTCGCCCTGCAGATGGGCTGCGACCTGGTCGCGCTGTCCTTCGTGCGCGACGCCCACGACGTGAACGACGTCCACAAGGTCATGGACGAGGAGGGCCGCCGGGTCCCCGTCATCGCCAAGGTGGAGAAGCCCCAGGCGGTGGAGAACATGGAGGCCGTCGTGGCGGCCTTCGACGGTGTCATGGTGGCCCGTGGCGACCTGGCCGTCGAGTACCCCCTGGAGCGGGTCCCGATGGTGCAGAAGCGCCTCGTGGAGCTGTGCCGGCGCAACGCCAAGCCGGTGATCGTCGCGACCCAGATGATGGAGTCGATGATCACCAACTCCCGCCCCACGCGCGCCGAGGCGTCCGACGTGGCCAACGCGATCCTGGACGGGGCGGACGCGGTCATGCTGTCGGCCGAGTCCAGCGTCGGCGCGTACCCGATCGAGACCGTGAAGACGATGTCGAAGATCGTCGTCGCGGCCGAGGAGGAGCTGCTCTCCAAGGGCCTCCAGCCGCTCGTGCCGGGCAAGAAGCCGCGTACGCAGGGTGGTTCCGTGGCCCGTGCCGCGTGCGAGATCGCGGACTTCCTCGGTGGCAAGGGCCTGGTGGCCTTCACCAAGTCCGGTGACACCGCCCGCCGCCTGTCCCGCTATCGCGCGGCCCAGCCGATCCAGGCGTTCACCACGGACGAGGGCACCCGCAACCAGCTCGCGCTGAGCTGGGGCGTCGAGTCGCACGTCGTGCCGTTCGTGCACAGCACCGACGAGATGGTCGAGCTGGTCGACAGCGAGCTGCGCAAGCTCAACCGCTTCAGTGACGGCGACATCGTCGTGATGACCGCCGGCTCGCCCCCCGGCGTCACCGGCACCACGAACATGGTCCGCGTGCACCACCTGGGCGGCTGA
- a CDS encoding GNAT family N-acetyltransferase, translated as MQGVLVVCPVDWTLRSAVSSDVEAVAELRATVMRADLERLGRYDEHRVRQRLRDSFSTRHTSIVEIDRELVGCVTVRPSEGRQLLEHFYLAPHHQGRGLGSAVLRTVLERTDAQGATVRLNVLQGSAARRLYERHGFVVEEQDPIDVFMARPPGGLLRPPVTRWGAPGRAESSSGAS; from the coding sequence ATGCAGGGGGTGCTGGTCGTGTGTCCCGTCGACTGGACGCTGCGTTCCGCGGTGTCATCGGACGTCGAGGCGGTCGCGGAACTGCGCGCCACGGTGATGCGTGCGGATCTGGAACGCCTTGGACGCTACGACGAGCACCGGGTGCGGCAGCGGCTGCGGGACTCCTTCTCCACGCGGCACACCTCGATCGTCGAGATCGACCGCGAACTCGTGGGCTGCGTCACGGTCCGGCCCTCCGAAGGCCGGCAGTTGCTGGAGCACTTCTACCTCGCTCCCCACCATCAGGGCCGGGGGCTCGGATCCGCTGTCCTGCGTACGGTGCTGGAGCGGACCGACGCTCAGGGCGCGACCGTCCGTCTGAACGTCTTGCAGGGCAGTGCCGCCCGACGGCTCTACGAGCGCCACGGGTTCGTCGTCGAGGAGCAGGACCCGATCGACGTCTTCATGGCACGTCCGCCGGGCGGCCTGCTCCGACCGCCCGTAACCCGATGGGGCGCTCCCGGACGGGCGGAAAGCTCGTCCGGTGCGAGCTGA
- a CDS encoding tetratricopeptide repeat protein, whose product MQPRNMSMSGVVDLAAVKAAQEAKAKAEQARAEAVRQGGGAVPAVSASSLVIDVDEAGFERDVLQRSTEVPVVIDFWAEWCEPCKQLSPLLERLTVEYNGRFVLAKIDVDANQMLMQQFGIQGIPAVFAVVAGQALPLFQGAAPEAQIRGTLDQLVQVAEERFGLTGVTVAQDGEGDGPEGAAAASEVPVGPYDALLEAAVQALDAGDLAGAVQAYRNVLSDDPGNTEAKLGLAQAELLQRVQGVDPQQVRKEAADKPGDVPAQIAAADLDLVGGHVEDALGRLVDTVARTAGDDREAARVRLLELFEVVGGDDPRVTAARRALARALF is encoded by the coding sequence ATGCAGCCACGGAACATGTCCATGAGCGGAGTCGTCGACCTCGCCGCGGTGAAAGCGGCCCAGGAGGCCAAGGCGAAGGCGGAGCAGGCGCGCGCCGAAGCGGTACGACAGGGGGGCGGGGCCGTTCCCGCAGTGTCCGCGTCGAGTCTCGTCATCGACGTCGACGAGGCGGGTTTTGAGCGGGACGTCCTTCAGCGCTCCACCGAGGTGCCGGTCGTCATCGACTTCTGGGCCGAGTGGTGCGAGCCGTGCAAGCAGCTCAGCCCGCTCCTTGAGCGGCTCACCGTCGAGTACAACGGCCGGTTCGTCCTCGCCAAGATCGACGTCGACGCCAATCAGATGCTGATGCAGCAGTTCGGGATCCAGGGCATCCCGGCCGTCTTCGCGGTGGTGGCCGGCCAGGCCCTGCCGCTCTTCCAGGGCGCCGCTCCCGAGGCGCAGATCCGGGGCACGCTGGACCAGCTCGTCCAGGTCGCCGAGGAGCGGTTCGGGCTCACGGGCGTGACCGTGGCGCAGGACGGCGAGGGGGACGGCCCGGAGGGGGCCGCCGCGGCTTCCGAGGTCCCGGTCGGTCCGTACGACGCGCTGCTCGAAGCCGCCGTGCAGGCGCTGGACGCGGGGGACCTGGCCGGCGCGGTCCAGGCGTACCGGAACGTGCTGAGCGACGACCCGGGCAACACGGAGGCCAAGCTGGGCCTCGCCCAGGCCGAACTGCTCCAGCGGGTGCAGGGCGTGGACCCCCAGCAGGTGCGCAAGGAGGCCGCGGACAAGCCCGGTGACGTACCGGCGCAGATCGCCGCGGCCGACCTCGATCTGGTGGGCGGCCATGTGGAGGACGCCCTGGGGCGGCTCGTCGACACCGTGGCGCGTACGGCGGGCGACGACCGCGAGGCGGCGCGCGTCCGGCTGCTGGAGCTCTTCGAGGTCGTCGGCGGCGACGACCCGCGTGTGACGGCGGCGCGCAGGGCGCTGGCGCGCGCTCTGTTCTGA
- a CDS encoding DUF6114 domain-containing protein, whose translation MSAETPAGNPAARGQFDYWRLRFRVWRGGRPFWAGLFILLAGFPIAYFPYANLQIGHLTLAMATTAGAGSLIIGVLLGVLGISLWYQKHVRVFAGVAAILLGLVSIPVSNLGGFLIGFLLALVGGGMAVAWVPGEESAERRTGTDRTDKGGVPQAAPADGTGGPNDLSGTSPDDGANGRHSAG comes from the coding sequence ATGAGCGCCGAGACTCCTGCAGGGAATCCTGCCGCGCGCGGTCAATTCGACTACTGGCGGCTGCGGTTCCGTGTCTGGCGTGGTGGCCGCCCGTTCTGGGCCGGCCTGTTCATCCTGCTCGCCGGATTCCCGATCGCGTACTTCCCGTATGCGAACCTTCAGATCGGGCATCTCACGCTGGCCATGGCGACGACCGCGGGTGCCGGTTCGCTCATCATCGGAGTGCTCCTGGGTGTTCTCGGAATCAGCCTCTGGTACCAGAAGCACGTGCGGGTCTTCGCCGGTGTCGCGGCGATCCTGCTGGGGCTGGTCTCCATCCCCGTGTCGAACCTCGGCGGCTTCCTGATCGGCTTCCTGCTGGCCCTGGTGGGCGGCGGGATGGCGGTCGCGTGGGTGCCGGGCGAGGAGTCGGCCGAGCGTCGGACCGGGACGGACCGTACGGACAAGGGAGGCGTTCCGCAGGCCGCGCCGGCCGACGGGACGGGCGGGCCGAACGATCTGTCAGGAACGAGCCCCGATGACGGGGCGAACGGGAGGCACAGTGCCGGCTGA